The Rhododendron vialii isolate Sample 1 chromosome 5a, ASM3025357v1 genome contains a region encoding:
- the LOC131325885 gene encoding uncharacterized protein LOC131325885 isoform X2, with product MGDNLFLGLPPPSAPPPPRSSAEQQQSSTTSAAATAAAKESLLKPPPRPALKSALKRSKPPQPQPEDTVPGKRLRFKTTTDASETQVIEAMQKIASHIANPSKFGKASKLAIQLIQAGSVTTGTSDYFFSILESAMSSPTACNDTSVRADYHALFSAAEDAVECLSKKQRNQFTVWMIRAVVANDLFTDDSFVFSKATGRIKEAISNLPIATKDEDMAEAAALKDEAELDSQIMPGASSVAISGLSNEDDSDPFGLDALIPSKLKRDEKMKANKEASTKICEEDKETKRFLKSQREAWILCLEIAARRYKTPWCQTGIDILVKHAFDNISKFTTKQRDAIEKLWASIREQQIRRKQGKSVSGKLDVNGFEWLQQKYSNEKISIRHSVSGVGSDRRAEQWLG from the exons ATGGGTGATAACCTATTTCTGGGGTTACCACCTCCTTCtgcgcctcctcctcctcgatCTTCAGCTGAACAACAGCAATCGTCCACCACCTCCGCCGCCGCCACTGCCGCCGCCAAAGAATCTTTGCTAAAGCCGCCGCCCCGTCCTGCTCTCAAGAGCGCTCTCAAACGCTCAAAGCCTCCCCAACCGCAACCTGAAG ATACTGTACCTGGAAAGCGGTTGAGATTTAAAACCACCACAGATGCCTCAGAAACCCAAGTTATAGAGGCGATGCAGAAGATAGCGTCCCATATAGCTAATCCTTCTAAGTTTGGCAAGGCATCAAAGCTTGCTATTCAACTGATTCAGGCTGGCAGTGTTACCACTGGAACGAGTGACTActtcttttccattttggaatccgcaatgtCTTCGCCTACTGCTTGTAATGATACTTCAGTAAGAGCAGATTATCATGCATTGTTCTCCGCAGCAGAAGATGCAGTTGAA TGTTTAAGCAAGAAGCAGAGAAATCAATTTACTGTATGGATGATTAGGGCTGTAGTGGCGAATGATCTATTCACTGATGACAGCTTTGTG TTTTCAAAAGCTACTGGACGAATTAAAGAAGCTATATCGAACCTTCCTATTGCTACCAAGGATGAAGACATGGCAGAAGCTGCAGCTCTGAAAGACGAGGCTGAATTGGATAGTCAGATAATGCCTGGTGCATCTTCAGTCGCTATATCAGGATTAAGTAATGAGGATGACTCAGATCCATTTGGCCTTGATGCTTTAATTCCTAGCAAATTgaagagagatgagaaaatgAAGGCAAACAAAGAGGCATCAACAAAGATTTGCGAGGAAGATAAAGAGACCAAGAGATTTCTCAAATCTCAGAGGGAAGCCTGGATTCTTTGTTTGGAGATAGCTGCGCGGCGTTATAAAACCCCATG GTGCCAAACAGGCATTGATATCTTGGTAAAGCATGCCTTCGATAACATTTCGAAGTTCACCACCAAACAAAGAGATGCTATTGAGAAGCTTTGGGCTTCTATACGCGAACAGCAAATCCGCAGGAAGCAAGGGAAGTCGGTATCCGGGAAACTTGATGTCAATGGTTTTGAATGGCTCCAGCagaaatattcaaatgagaagATTAGCATTCGACATTCTGTTAGTGGAGTTGGTTCGGACCGACGTGCTGAACAGTGGCTTGGTTAG
- the LOC131325884 gene encoding rubisco accumulation factor 1.1, chloroplastic yields MHSLSLTSPKPLSLSSRTFLPTPHRPHSFTLRRQPLKRPLSKPISANPSQQQQQQQQEQQPFQPFRPPPPPLPPKFRSLDTPARLEVLTNRLGLWFELAPLIPALLQEGFYPTTIEQITGISSLDQNCLVVASQVRQTLTDPETLAFFENSGSEILYEIRLLSTSQRNAAARYLVENNSDVKAARELARAIKDFPKRRGDKGWESFDYVIPADCLAFMYYRQALEHKNPSEQRTVALQQALEVAVSDKAKKRILGDLEGGGDSKEEVEDEGVVVPVVRMKWGEVAEAGTVVVFPVCKAEDGGKGVEDAPWECRSEGEFGVVVAEKGWSRWVVLPGWLPVVGLKRGVAVAFRDARVLPWKANRWYKEEPILVVADRGRKEVVADDGFYLVLRSGDGGRGDGLKVERGLALKENDVKESLGTVVLVVRPPGEESDDQLQDEDWE; encoded by the exons ATgcactccctctctctaaccTCTcccaaacccctctctctctcctcccgcaCCTTCCTCCCCACCCCCCACCGCCCCCACTCCTTCACCCTCCGCCGCCAACCCCTCAAACGCCCACTTTCAAAACCCATCTCAGCAAACCCATctcaacagcagcagcagcagcagcaggagcAACAACCCTTCCAGCCCTTCCGCCCACCCCCACCCCCTCTGCCCCCCAAATTCCGCTCCCTCGACACCCCCGCCCGCCTCGAGGTCCTCACCAACCGCCTCGGCCTCTGGTTCGAGCTAGCCCCCCTCATCCCCGCCCTCCTCCAGGAAG GATTCTACCCCACCACCATCGAACAAATCACTGGCATCTCCTCCCTCGACCAGAACTGCCTCGTCGTTGCCTCCCAGGTCCGCCAAACCCTAACTGACCCTGAAACCCTAGCCTTCTTCGAAAACTCGGGATCCGAAATCCTCTACGAGATCCGCCTCCTCAGCACCTCCCAACGCAATGCTGCAGCGCGTTATTTAGTCGAAAATAACTCAGACGTGAAGGCTGCGCGAGAGCTCGCGAGAGCGATAAAGGATTTTCCGAAGAGGAGAGGTGATAAGGGTTGGGAAAGCTTTGATTATGTGATTCCGGCTGATTGTTTGGCTTTTATGTACTATAGACAGGCATTGGAGCATAAGAACCCGTCGGAGCAGAGAACAGTGGCATTGCAGCAGGCATTGGAGGTGGCGGTTTCAGACAAGGCGAAGAAGAGGATTTTGGGCGACTTGGAAGGGGGAGGAGATTCGAAAGAAGAGGTGGAAGATGAGGGGGTGGTTGTGCCAGTGGTGAGGATGAAGTGGGGTGAGGTGGCGGAGGCGGGTACTGTGGTGGTGTTCCCGGTTTGTAAGGCGGAGGATGGGGGGAAGGGGGTGGAGGACGCGCCGTGGGAGTGCAGGAGTGAAGGGGAGTTTGGTGTGGTGGTGGCAGAGAAAGGGTGGAGTAGGTGGGTGGTGTTGCCGGGGTGGCTTCCGGTAGTTGGGTTGAAGAGAGGAGTGGCGGTTGCATTTCGAGATGCTAGGGTTTTGCCTTGGAAGGCGAATAGGTGGTATAAGGAGGAGCCAATTTTGGTGGTGGCGGATAGGGGGAGGAAGGAGGTGGTGGCGGATGATGGGTTTTATTTAGTACTGCgcagtggtgatggtggtcgTGGTGATGGGTTGAAAGTGGAGAGGGGTTTGGCGTTGAAGGAAAATGACGTGAAGGAGAGTTTAGGGACTGTTGTGTTGGTGGTTAGGCCGCCGGGAGAAGAAAGTGATGATCAATTGCAGGATGAAGATTGGGAGTGA
- the LOC131325885 gene encoding uncharacterized protein LOC131325885 isoform X1, with the protein MGDNLFLGLPPPSAPPPPRSSAEQQQSSTTSAAATAAAKESLLKPPPRPALKSALKRSKPPQPQPEVPDTVPGKRLRFKTTTDASETQVIEAMQKIASHIANPSKFGKASKLAIQLIQAGSVTTGTSDYFFSILESAMSSPTACNDTSVRADYHALFSAAEDAVECLSKKQRNQFTVWMIRAVVANDLFTDDSFVFSKATGRIKEAISNLPIATKDEDMAEAAALKDEAELDSQIMPGASSVAISGLSNEDDSDPFGLDALIPSKLKRDEKMKANKEASTKICEEDKETKRFLKSQREAWILCLEIAARRYKTPWCQTGIDILVKHAFDNISKFTTKQRDAIEKLWASIREQQIRRKQGKSVSGKLDVNGFEWLQQKYSNEKISIRHSVSGVGSDRRAEQWLG; encoded by the exons ATGGGTGATAACCTATTTCTGGGGTTACCACCTCCTTCtgcgcctcctcctcctcgatCTTCAGCTGAACAACAGCAATCGTCCACCACCTCCGCCGCCGCCACTGCCGCCGCCAAAGAATCTTTGCTAAAGCCGCCGCCCCGTCCTGCTCTCAAGAGCGCTCTCAAACGCTCAAAGCCTCCCCAACCGCAACCTGAAG TGCCAGATACTGTACCTGGAAAGCGGTTGAGATTTAAAACCACCACAGATGCCTCAGAAACCCAAGTTATAGAGGCGATGCAGAAGATAGCGTCCCATATAGCTAATCCTTCTAAGTTTGGCAAGGCATCAAAGCTTGCTATTCAACTGATTCAGGCTGGCAGTGTTACCACTGGAACGAGTGACTActtcttttccattttggaatccgcaatgtCTTCGCCTACTGCTTGTAATGATACTTCAGTAAGAGCAGATTATCATGCATTGTTCTCCGCAGCAGAAGATGCAGTTGAA TGTTTAAGCAAGAAGCAGAGAAATCAATTTACTGTATGGATGATTAGGGCTGTAGTGGCGAATGATCTATTCACTGATGACAGCTTTGTG TTTTCAAAAGCTACTGGACGAATTAAAGAAGCTATATCGAACCTTCCTATTGCTACCAAGGATGAAGACATGGCAGAAGCTGCAGCTCTGAAAGACGAGGCTGAATTGGATAGTCAGATAATGCCTGGTGCATCTTCAGTCGCTATATCAGGATTAAGTAATGAGGATGACTCAGATCCATTTGGCCTTGATGCTTTAATTCCTAGCAAATTgaagagagatgagaaaatgAAGGCAAACAAAGAGGCATCAACAAAGATTTGCGAGGAAGATAAAGAGACCAAGAGATTTCTCAAATCTCAGAGGGAAGCCTGGATTCTTTGTTTGGAGATAGCTGCGCGGCGTTATAAAACCCCATG GTGCCAAACAGGCATTGATATCTTGGTAAAGCATGCCTTCGATAACATTTCGAAGTTCACCACCAAACAAAGAGATGCTATTGAGAAGCTTTGGGCTTCTATACGCGAACAGCAAATCCGCAGGAAGCAAGGGAAGTCGGTATCCGGGAAACTTGATGTCAATGGTTTTGAATGGCTCCAGCagaaatattcaaatgagaagATTAGCATTCGACATTCTGTTAGTGGAGTTGGTTCGGACCGACGTGCTGAACAGTGGCTTGGTTAG
- the LOC131325886 gene encoding AT-hook motif nuclear-localized protein 19 gives MSNRWWTGQAGLSGMDPSSAGMKKPDLGISMNENSSGGGGDQEEDERENSDEPREGAIEVATGGRRPRGRPPGSKNKPKPPIFVTRDSPNALRSHVMEVASGSDVAESIANFARRRQRGVCVLSASGTVTNVTLRNPSSTGAVMALHGRFEILSLTGSFLPGPAPPGSTGLTIYLAGGQGQVVGGSVVGPLIAAGPVMVIAATFSNATYERLPLEEEEEGSGGGGGQGQVGGGSPPGMGSGGGGGGGQQHGGMLGEPGLMPVFNLGPNSLVPNGGQMSHDAFAWNQGRPSY, from the coding sequence atgtcgaaccggTGGTGGACCGGGCAGGCGGGTTTGTCCGGGATGGACCCTTCGTCGGCGGGCATGAAGAAACCGGATCTTGGGATATCCATGAACGAGAACAGCAGCGGCGGAGGCGGCGATCAGGAAGAGGACGAGAGGGAGAACAGCGACGAGCCGAGAGAGGGCGCGATCGAGGTCGCCACCGGCGGGCGGCGACCGCGCGGCCGCCCTCCCGGGTCTAAGAACAAGCCGAAGCCGCCGATTTTCGTGACCCGGGACAGCCCCAACGCGCTCCGCAGCCACGTCATGGAGGTGGCTAGCGGATCGGACGTGGCCGAAAGCATCGCGAACTTCGCAAGGAGAAGGCAGAGAGGTGTTTGTGTGCTGAGTGCAAGTGGCACGGTGACCAACGTAACCCTAAGGAACCCCTCCTCGACGGGTGCGGTCATGGCTTTACACGGCCGGTTCGAGATTCTCTCTCTAACCGGCTCGTTTCTGCCAGGGCCCGCCCCGCCTGGATCGACCGGGTTGACCATATACCTGGCCGGCGGGCAGGGACAGGTGGTGGGCGGAAGCGTCGTGGGTCCGCTGATCGCAGCTGGACCGGTCATGGTGATCGCGGCGACATTTTCCAACGCTACGTACGAGAGGCTGCcgttggaggaggaggaggaagggagtggaggaggaggaggacagGGGCAGGTCGGTGGCGGTTCGCCGCCGGGGATGGGAAgcggcggcggtggcggtggagggCAGCAGCATGGTGGGATGTTGGGTGAGCCGGGTTTGATGCCGGTTTTTAATCTGGGACCGAATAGTTTGGTTCCCAATGGTGGACAGATGAGCCATGATGCCTTTGCTTGGAATCAAGGTCGCCCTTCATACTAG